One part of the Thermodesulfobacteriota bacterium genome encodes these proteins:
- a CDS encoding YkgJ family cysteine cluster protein, which produces MIPISLDDPFTFSCSAEVPCFNECCRDLNQFLTPYDILCLKNYLDMTSGAFLERYTTRHTGPESGLPVIALKPGDALKCPFVTESGCSVYDSRPSSCRMYPLARAVSRSRETSQITEHFALLKEPHCRGFEQENTQTVRQWITDQKLAGYNEMNDRLMEIISLKNLTLPGPLDMKSSHLFHLALYDLDRFRIHIFEKGLLDDFNFDSAVLEAVKNDDVELLKLGHRWIKKILFGDI; this is translated from the coding sequence ATGATTCCTATTTCCCTAGATGATCCATTTACATTTTCCTGCTCCGCTGAAGTGCCATGTTTCAATGAATGCTGCAGGGATTTAAACCAGTTCTTAACGCCATACGATATCCTTTGCCTTAAAAATTACCTGGATATGACCAGCGGTGCATTTCTTGAACGCTATACCACTCGACACACAGGCCCTGAAAGCGGACTTCCGGTCATTGCATTAAAACCAGGGGATGCTTTAAAATGTCCTTTTGTGACGGAGTCTGGATGCAGTGTGTATGATTCCCGGCCATCATCCTGCCGGATGTACCCACTTGCCCGTGCCGTGTCCCGCTCCCGGGAAACAAGTCAGATAACTGAACATTTCGCTTTGCTAAAAGAACCCCATTGCCGGGGTTTTGAACAGGAAAACACCCAGACGGTCAGACAGTGGATTACGGATCAAAAACTAGCCGGATATAATGAGATGAATGATAGGCTAATGGAAATCATCAGCCTGAAAAATCTTACCTTACCGGGTCCGCTGGATATGAAATCAAGTCATCTTTTTCACCTTGCCCTGTATGATCTCGACAGATTCCGTATTCATATTTTTGAAAAAGGATTACTGGATGATTTTAACTTCGATTCCGCTGTACTGGAAGCGGTAAAAAATGACGATGTTGAGCTGTTAAAACTTGGTCATCGTTGGATCAAGAAAATA